In the genome of Nocardioides sp. NBC_00368, the window GATCGCGCCCTGGAACACCCGGCTGATCACCAGGATGATGACCAACGTCAGACCCGCATAACCGATGTTGGTCATCGAGCCGTAGTCCGGCGCGGAGGCGTCGTTGCCCATCGCCCACCGGAACGCCACCGGCATCAGCGAGAGCCCGATGACGGTGATGATCGTGCCGGTGACGACGGCCGGGAAGAGCCGGACGAGCTGGGCGAAGAACGAGGAGAGCACCAGCCCGATCAGACCGGCGACGATGATCGCGCCGAAGACGGGACGCAGGCCGTCCTCGCTGGCGATGGTGACCATCGTCGACACGCTGGCGAACGAGATCCCCTGCACGATCGGCAGCCGGCTGCCGAAGGGCCCGAGACCGAGCGTCTGCAGCAGCGTGGCGAGGCCCGAGACGAAGAGGCCTGCGGTCACCAGGAGCGCCAGGTCCGTGCCCGAGAGGCCCGCGGCACCCCCGACGATGAGCGGCGGCGCGATCACGCCGCCGTACATCGTCAGGATGTGCTGCGTGCCGTAGGCGAGGAGCTGGCCCGGTGGATGCCGTTCGTCCTCGGGACGGGTCGAGACCGATGCGGTTGCCTGTCTCCTACGACCGAGCATGGCCGGGCCTCAGCAGAATCCGGGGATGGCGTGCCAGGCGTTGCCGGCGTCAGGGGCCTCGTCGCGTACGACCGAGGCTTCGATCAGGCCATAGGGCCGGTCCGCGGCGAAGAAGACCTCGCCGGGGTTGTCCAGGCCGAACGGCGAGAGGTCGGAGAGGAAGTGGTGCTTGTTGGGCGCGGAGAACTTGATCTCGGCGACGTCACCGTGCTGCTCGAGCACCGAGGTGCCCATTCCGTTCAGGGTCTGCTGCAGGGCGAGACTGTGGATCTCCGCGAACCGCTGCAGCAGCAGCGCCCGGATGGAGTCATACGCCTTGTCCCAGTCGATCTCGGTGCCGGAATAGCGCCAGCGGGCGACGAGCGAGGTCGCCAGGATCCGGTCGGTGGTCTCCTGCAGGGTGGTGTACTCGTCTTTGAGGAACCCGTGGAACTCCGAGCCGGTCGACTTCAGCACGACCAGGTCCTTGATGCCGGAGACGACGTGCGCCACCCGGTCCGCCCCACGCCCGTCGACGTTCACCACGGTGGTGCGTACGCCGCCACCCGATCGCACGAAGGAGTGGTCATGACCCGCCCCGTCGACCTCGATCCGGTCCCAGGCGTACTCGTCGATCTCGACCCGGGCGCCCTCGGCGGCCGGGCAGGCCTCGAGGTAGCGATCGGCGAGCGCGAGCGCGAACTCCTCGATCGAGGCGACGCCGATCTTCTTCGCGTAGGCGAAGACGGTGTTCTTCTGGGTGTCGGTGGGCAGCACGTCCTGCTGGTCGCCGCTCGTGTGGGCGTCGTCGAAGCGGCCACGCAGCGCGGTGGAGACGTTGAGGTCCCGGATCTGGTGGCGAGGCGTGTCGCGGTAGATGCGTACGACGCGGTTCTCGGCCTTGCCGTACTGGTTGGTGCCAAGGTGGATGGGCATGTCAGCTCCCTCGGTAGGTGGAGTAGGCGAACGGGCTCAGCAGAAGTGGCACGTGGTGGTGCCGCCGATCGGTGACCGCGAAGGTGACGAGGACCTCCGGGTAGAAGCACTCCTGACCCGTCGCCGCGTAGTAGGCGGCGGTGTCGAACCGGAGCTGGTAGGTGCCGGCAGGAGCCTGATCGGGCCCCAGGTCGGTCACCCGGCCGTCGTCGTCGGTGGTGGCGTCGGCGAGGACGGAGGACGGGGTGGCGTCGTCGGGGTCGATCCGGCTGAGCCGGACCGGGACACCGGCGGCCGGGCGGCCGAGCGCGGTGTCGAGTACGTGGGTGGTGATGGCGCTGGTGCTGTGCTGCCTGGTCATGGGGAGACCTCCTCGACGGCCAGGACCCGCTCGAGGCGCAGCAGCGCGATCTTGCGCAGCTCGTCGGCGACCACGGCCGCTTCCTCGTCGTGCTCGTTGCCGAGCCGCCCGCGGAGCGAGGCGAGGACCTGGTCGGCCGAGAGGCCGGTCGCGCAGATCAGGAAGACACGACCGAAGCGCTCCTCGTAGACCCGGTTGGCCTCGGCAAGGGCACGTGCGGTGGCCGGGTCGGTGCCCACCGCGGCCTGCTCGCGCCGCGACCAGGCGGCCTCGGCGTGCTCGCCCGCGGCGCGCTCCCCGATCCGGGGGTGGGCGGCCAGCGCTTTGTCGACGTCCGCCGCGGTGAACCGCCGGGCGGCCTCGTCGGCCGCCCGGACGACATCGGCCTCGTCGGTGTAGGGACGCCCGGCCAGGACGGCGGCGACCCAGCTCGGCGCGTCGCAGCAGGCCTGCAGCGCAGGTCGCACGACATCCGCCGGTGAGGTGTTGAAGCTCTGGAGATCCATGAACCGTTCTCTCTCGCTATGCGGAAACTAATTTCCGTACAACGACAACGATGGCATGTGTCTCTCGTCACAGTCAACAGTTTGTTGAAAAGTCTGAGCTACTCCCGCTCGCGGTTCAAGTAGTTGTAGACCGTGAACCGGGTGACGCCGAGCGCCGCGGCCACGATCTCGGCGCTCTTGCGGTAGTCGAAGGCGCCGCGCTCCTCGAGCAGGCGCACCGCGCGCTGCTTCCCCTGCCGGTCCAGGGTCCGGAGATCACCACCGAGACTCTCGGCGACCTCGGCGAGCAGCCCCTCCAACCCGCCGGCCGTACGCCGCGGCGCGCTGCGTCCCTCGACGCGCACCTGGAAGGTGATCTGGTCGGCGCCGTGGTCCAGTCCTGCGGCCACCACGTCGGCGAGGGTGGCCAGGACGGCATCACGTTCGCCACGAACCGAGGTGCCCAACGGCCCGAAGTCGCACTCCAGACCGGCCTCGCGGGCGGCTTCGAGGGCCGCCGTCGCGTGCTCGGGAGGCTCGCCCTCGCCACGGAAGGGTTCGGTGGTGAACTCTGCTTCGACGCGCATGGCGGCAGGCTACCCAGCCTGCCGCCACGCTTCCGGCAGGCTCAGACGACCCGCCGACGGGCCAACTCGGCCAGCTCGGCCAGCTCGGCCTGGTCGATCCCGGCCAGCCGCTCGACCTCGTCGGCCGCGACCGCGC includes:
- the pucL gene encoding factor-independent urate hydroxylase; its protein translation is MPIHLGTNQYGKAENRVVRIYRDTPRHQIRDLNVSTALRGRFDDAHTSGDQQDVLPTDTQKNTVFAYAKKIGVASIEEFALALADRYLEACPAAEGARVEIDEYAWDRIEVDGAGHDHSFVRSGGGVRTTVVNVDGRGADRVAHVVSGIKDLVVLKSTGSEFHGFLKDEYTTLQETTDRILATSLVARWRYSGTEIDWDKAYDSIRALLLQRFAEIHSLALQQTLNGMGTSVLEQHGDVAEIKFSAPNKHHFLSDLSPFGLDNPGEVFFAADRPYGLIEASVVRDEAPDAGNAWHAIPGFC
- a CDS encoding helix-turn-helix domain-containing protein, which translates into the protein MRVEAEFTTEPFRGEGEPPEHATAALEAAREAGLECDFGPLGTSVRGERDAVLATLADVVAAGLDHGADQITFQVRVEGRSAPRRTAGGLEGLLAEVAESLGGDLRTLDRQGKQRAVRLLEERGAFDYRKSAEIVAAALGVTRFTVYNYLNRERE
- the uraH gene encoding hydroxyisourate hydrolase translates to MTRQHSTSAITTHVLDTALGRPAAGVPVRLSRIDPDDATPSSVLADATTDDDGRVTDLGPDQAPAGTYQLRFDTAAYYAATGQECFYPEVLVTFAVTDRRHHHVPLLLSPFAYSTYRGS
- the uraD gene encoding 2-oxo-4-hydroxy-4-carboxy-5-ureidoimidazoline decarboxylase; its protein translation is MDLQSFNTSPADVVRPALQACCDAPSWVAAVLAGRPYTDEADVVRAADEAARRFTAADVDKALAAHPRIGERAAGEHAEAAWSRREQAAVGTDPATARALAEANRVYEERFGRVFLICATGLSADQVLASLRGRLGNEHDEEAAVVADELRKIALLRLERVLAVEEVSP